The Dermacentor albipictus isolate Rhodes 1998 colony chromosome 2, USDA_Dalb.pri_finalv2, whole genome shotgun sequence genome has a segment encoding these proteins:
- the LOC135909052 gene encoding monocarboxylate transporter 9-like: MLSVTGSMFASRRASSNDEFSRRGTVISTIGFSAPADMQKTVEAPSSALSSLKEVLCAPRMYFYTFSFFTSAFFLDSYLTVMFDLGEDIRISYNESVLALLLLSAMDTVGRLFVPFLTDYGVTSTASLLTLCYITLAVISALIPCVSERLVFLAVSALLGLAGGYVLVGTSETLSKELGTKNLPMAYGVLAFITALGGFARPPVVGAFRDGLGSYDGLFQLMAGIMLIAFLFNVGLWINGRSSAKKDVTKAPAVDNTMLAISEPLPALVEEDQCTSL, from the exons ATGCTGAGCGTGACCGGATCCATGTTTGCGTCCAGAAGAGCGTCCTCTAACGACGAATTTTCGCGGAGAGGTACTGTAATAAGTACGATCGGCTTTTCTGCTCCGGCAGACATGCAGAAGACTGTCGAAGCACCATCCTCTGCCCTGAGCAGCCTGAAGGAAGTTCTGTGCGCACCACGGATGTACTTTTACACTTTCAGCTTCTTCACCTCTGCCTTCTTTTTGGACTCTTATCTCACGGTCATGTTCGACCTCGGCGAGGATATTCGCATATCGTACAACGAGTCGGTCCTCGCCCTGTTACTCTTATCAGCCATGGACACCGTCGGCCGGTTATTCGTACCTTTCTTGACTGATTATGGAGTCACGTCGACGGCGTCCTTGCTTACGCTCTGCTATATCACGCTTGCCGTCATTTCCGCCTTGATTCCGTGCGTCTCAGAAAGGCTCGTGTTCTTGGCCGTGTCTGCTCTTCTTGGACTGGCCGGAGGTTACGTGCTGGTTGGAACGTCCGAAACACTATCTAAAGAACTCGGGACTAAAAACCTTCCAATGGCCTACGGCGTCCTGGCGTTCATCACTGCGTTGGGTGGCTTCGCTCGGCCGCCCGTGGTGG GCGCCTTCCGCGATGGACTTGGCTCGTACGACGGCCTCTTTCAGCTCATGGCAGGGATTATGCTGATCGCGTTCCTCTTCAACGTGGGACTTTGGATCAACGGTCGTTCTTCCGCCAAGAAAGACGTGACAAAAGCACCTGCCGTGGACAACACAATGCTCGCCATCTCCGAACCCCTGCCTGCGCTAGTAGAAGAGGACCAATGCACGTCGCTTTAA